The following nucleotide sequence is from Alkalihalobacillus sp. LMS39.
GTAATATTTAAATTCCCCATAATTTTAATGCGTGCTGTGATGACGTTTTGTAAATGCTTTGGAATCGTTCGTTCTGTTTTTAACATGCCATCAACACGATAGCGAACGCGAAAATCTCGTTCTTGTGGGTCGATATGAATATCACTTACACGCTGTGCAACCGCATTGGAAATAATTTGATTTACTAGTTTTACAATCGGAGCATCTTCGTCCGTCATTTTCGCTTCATTAATATCTTCATCTTTTGGCAGGTCACTCATAACTTCTTCCATCGAATCTTGTAAATCATAAAATTTACTAATTGTTCGGAATAAATCATCTTTTGTTGCGATCCCTGCTTCGATTTGAAAGCCTGTCGCCATCCGTAATTCTTCAATCGCAAAATAGTCCATAGGGTCAGCCATCGCCACAAATAATTTCCCGTGTTCCTTTTTTAAAGGCATGACATTAAAGCGTTTTGCTAACTCTTTCGGAATCAATGAAAGAATGGATGAGTCGATTGGATACGAATATAACTTAATATGAGGAATACCAAGCTGATACTCTAGAACTTCAATGAGTTGAAGTTCTGTAATATAACCTTCTCGTAATAAGGCATCCCCTAGCTTTTCTTCTCTCGACTTTTCTTGCAATGTTTTTACTAGTTGCTCTTCTGTAATTAAGTTGGACTCTACTAATAAATCACCAAGTCGTTTTCGTATCATGCGTTTCCCTCCTTTCACTATTTATAATCCGTAATGACTTCCTCCCCTTTAAGTGGAAATTCATCATCATCTTCTTCTTTTTCACTATCATCACGACCTGTTTGGTCATCGGAATCTGAATCGGTCTCATTTTCTTGCTCGAGCTCTTGACTTGTTGGTACTGTCACTTCAAGAACTTTTGGAGAAATCGCGACAATTTTTGGAGTAGGTCTGTAAAAGTTTTGCGCGAGTCTCACTTTATCGACTTGCCCACCACTTTGGTTTTTCATCACACGGTACACATCCACTCGCAATCCAGCTTTGCCATTTTTCTCAAGTCTTTCTTCGTTTGGACGAAGGCCGGAATCATAGCGATAAATCGTTCTTGGTTCGATTTCTGTTTCATTTTCCATTTCAAATGAGTAGAAAAATGTCGGACTATAACTGAGTAAAGAAAAATGTAGCTTATCATCTTCACGCTCAATATGAATCGTAAACGATACCTCTTCACTGTTATGGATCACTAAGTCTTTTTCTCGTTTCTTTACTTCCGCTTCAAGTCCTGGTTGAATGAAATCAGGAATTTCTTCCATTTGATGTCGTTCATTAATTTCTAAATTTGATTGGATAGCTAAGGCGTACACACCTGATGCAACAATCGATATCGCTTCACTTGAAATGATTGTATCTGCATTTGCATCAGAAGCTTTAAGAAATGAAAAAGTCGACTGTCCTTCGATTACATATCCGTCTAAGTTGGCAATGACATTTGCTGCGGATGAAAGTGTTCCTTGAGCAATGTCTTCGATTGAGAATGTCGCAATCGTCACTTGTTCTTCTGCCATTCCTTCATGGTAGACCGCTTGTACCGCGTTTTCCTCTAACTGTATCGCTTGTGATAGTATCTGTTGAATCGTTTCTTCTTTCTTTATCGTAGACGACCAATGAATTGTTACTTCATCGATATTTTTCATTTGTACTTCTAACGGAATATGAACAGGTTCAACTTGTTTTGAAAATTGAAACCATGAAGTTTTCGTTTCGTCTTTCATGATTTGAATCGATGTCTTTGGCTGAAAGTGAAAATGGTCACGTTGAAACTCATAAAAGCCACCTGTACTCGTTTCAATAATAAGGGCTTCTCCTTCACTCCACTCCTTTATTTCGGCTTGAAGCTTTTCAATAGCCTCATCTTCGCTTAATCCACCAACTTGAATACCACCAATCGTCGAACCTTCAGGAATAGAGGCTTGCGCACTTCCTAAAAGCGGAGCAACACTTACTGATATACCAACCAAGACGATAGCTTGAATTAAAAATAATACATATACTTTTTTTAATGTGTTGTTCCGTTTTGTTTGAGCCACTTCAAGTTCTCCTCACTTCCAGAAATTTTTACATTTTAATATCTTGTAATTCTATTTTTTCTTTTGATTCCACTTGATTGTCATCTTCGGTGTTTACGATTTCGGATGAGGAAATCATCTTCTCGTTTTCTTCAAATTCTTCTTCTTTTACAAACCATTTCAATACAAAATATGTAGCTAGTATCATAAGTAAAAAGACTAGCAAGGCAAATTCCCCTCCTATTAACTGATAGGTAATTAGCGCTATACTAGCAATCATAATCGCAAAAACACAACTCGTATACTGTTGTTTTTTTGTTACATTCTCAATTTTTGTAAATATATTTATTGCGACTAAGGCGAGAACGAGTACTACTACTATCAACGTCATTAGTCTCACCTCCGACTTCACATTTATTAGTTCTAAATATCCATTATCCGACGTAAATAAACAATTTTTTTAGGGTTTTTTACATAATTATATAAAAAAGTATAAAACATATGATAAAATATTACTAGATATTTTTTACAGATTATACTTATTTTTTTATTTCATTTCACTATATTTTTCAGAATCCCAAATTGTTTTTTTCGAAAATACCGATACAATAATAAATAGATTAGTAATGTTCCATATTTCCTAATAAAAAGTAAACCGTTGTAAAAAGGAGCCGATCGCTCATGATAAAAAAACTTCTGACAAAACAAGAAACCGGGTTTACATTACTAGAAGTCGTAGCTGCGTTAACGATTGTTACGATTATTTTAATTCCTTTGATTGGGTATTTTGCCCAGGCCAGTTTTGCGACAAAGGAAAATCAAAGTCGGACCGTTGCTTCCTATGCAGCAAGAAATGCTCTTGTTTATGTTGAAAAATTACCATTTTCTGATTCGAATCCTGAATCAATAACTCATTTTCTTGCAGATAAGACAACGCTCAGCGCGAATGATTGCTCAGAATTAAGCTTGTTTTTTTCAGACATTACAGAAGGCGAATGTGAAAATATATTTCAGCCGACATTAAACAATGTTCCTTATTATGTAAACATTACCTTTACCGAAGAAGAGTCTAGTCTTGACCCTTACCTTATACCGCTTAAGATTGAAGTTTATCGACATGCAGATTTAGGAGGAAAAGCCATTGCGACGATTAGTGGACATATTATCCATGAAGACTTACGTTATAAATAACGAACGTGGATTGACTCTTATAGAGCTATTAGCTGGACTAGTCGTTTCAACGGTCATCTTAGGGCTCATCTACGGTGTAACTTTGATGGGAATGAATCAATTTAATTTAACTAGTAAAGAGCTTCAATACCGAAGCGAGGCTGATTATTTAATTAAAATGGTCTTAAATGAAATGTACGAATTTTCTCCAGACCGTGTCACAGATGATGATAATACACTCATTCTCGCAAAGGAAAAAGCCATTTCCATCGCCGATGATGGCATCATTGAAGAAAAAGAAGCAGAGCTTGAAGAAAAGTCAATCCGACTAGAAGCTGGTCAGTTATATGTTGGTGATACCCCACTATTAACTGGAAATGTCCGGCTGGAAGAAGGGTCTAGCTTAACCGTGACATGTAATGAAGAAAGCTGTGAATCAGGAATCATTGATATTGTTTTTATCCTTTCCGACCCAAACGCTCAATATGAAATAACCCCATTAAAAGTGGAAAGCTCATTTGGGTTTTAGGAGGCCAACTTATGAAAAACGAACGAGGTTCTGCCTTACTTACCGTCCTATTGATGTCCGTTATTCTACTCACCTTAGGACTTGCAATTATTGCTTATAGTATTGGCGACGCTAAAATGACAACAATTAGTCAACAAGATTTATCGAATATCCATGAAGCGAAGATGGCGATTGAAGAAGCAACAGCTATTATTCAAACGGAAATTGTTGATGAAGTTGGAACCCGCTATTATACACCGAGTGAATTTGAAACGACTGTTGTCGGTGATTTCAAAAAGGAATATACGTTTGATGAGGAAGGTTTGGAATTTAGCATTGACCATTTTCCAACAACTCGGAATTTCTTTATCGTTGACACAACAGCCGACTCTATTGACCGAATGAAAGATTTAAGTCGAAGGTTTGATATTATCGCAAGAGGGATGGATGAAAACGGTCTGTATCGGTATTTTAAACAAACAGTCTATGTATCTGCTATCCCAAGCTTTTTATATTTTGGTGTCGGTTCGAATGAAACAGTAACCTTAAATGGAAGTCCATTTATTCAAGGTGATATGTATGTAGGCAATGAACTGACAATGACTGCTACAGCTGAATATAAGCTTGCGACAGAAACTGGGGTGATTTCAAAAACGTTTAATACAAACTATCCATATTTTTCAAATAATGACACACTATCCAATGTGTATAAACAGTCATCATCTACGGTAATTCCTGAGTATGTGAATGTTGCTGATGGTCAGCCAAATCTAGTGTTAACATATCCAAGACCTTTTATTGACGTTGATTTACGAAAAACATTCGTCGATAAAGTCAATGCCCTGATTGATACGACAATTGAGCCTGAAACAGACATTCCGCTCGTCATCCAGCAGCTTAAGATGGATTTTACTGTAAGTGAAATCCAAGACGCATCTGCGATGACAAATGAAAATCAATCGTATTTATTCACATCAGATGGAAGTGGAGGTCAAACGTTTTTCATCGACCAAAATGTAACACTTGGTGATGACCAATGGTTAATCGTTGATGGAAATTTATTTATTTATACGTATCGGGATATAGAGTTTAAAGGAAATGTTCTAGTGACAGGGGATATTTATATTGTTGGTGCTCGATTTGAAGATGAACTGGAATTACATGAGCAACCTTCTTTTTTCTTTGACTCAACGATGATCGGTCTTGGAAAAGCACTCATATTGGATGCACAAATAAATCCTAGTACCGAAAGCAACACTTTTATCATGATGACCGAAGGCGAAGATACTCATTTTACTAGACCTGAAAATGTAGAAACGATTTCATCTGGAATTGAACTCGCACGAATTAATGAATTCAAGGAAGACCCGCTAGAAATTAATGCTTTTCTTTATACGAGTCAAGACGCGACACTTTATGGAGTAGGGTCAAATATTAAAATAACAGGTGGTATATTTTCCAAGAAAGATTTAACGATTAATGCGGTTAGAGGTTCTGTTGTTGACGATGCAACGTCAGTAAATGGGATTCGCTTTTCTTCTCCGCAAGAAACAAGTGTGTACCCAAACGAATCAAGGTTCCAAGTGTATCACAACCGAGAAGTACTTACATTGCTACAAAAGCAAGAAGGTTCTTATTTAGGGTTACCACGAACTGATCGACTAACACTCTTAATCGACAGGTTAGAAGTGATACGATAATAGGATTAAAGAAAAATCACAGACAATCTCACATGCTAAAGTACACAACTTCCATTCCAAAACGATTATAAATCCCAGTGAAAGAGGCACGAAGAATATTCTTCGTGCTTTTAATAAACATATTTGTATAAACGAAAAAAAGTCAACTTCCTATCTTCAATAACCATTCACGCAATTTAGCTTTTGGATAATATACCTTATTGTTTATAATAATATGTGGAATATTTGGGTGTTCACGAATCAAATCTTTTGCATCTTCCTTAGAAATTCCTATGAAATGATGAACTTCATTTTCTTTAATTAATTCGTGGTCACCACTTTCATCTAACGACTCTAAAATATTTTTTGAATTTGGATTTTTGAAATTTTTTAATCCATCCCCAATTAAATATCCTGCAATAGCAATTCCCAATGCTAACCATATATAGTCCACCAAAATTCCCCCAATCCTTTTTAACTTACTACTCGACTTCCATAAGAGATGATTAGTTTGAGCTTCTTCAACAATCGTAACTGTTTGTTGAAGTGAACCTATTACAAACTTTCACCGTTATTATTGTAAATCATAAATATACATTCTAAAAAATAGTTTCCGTAATCAAACTTCATCCAGAGGAATTAAAGAGCCATTCTCATTTTTGATTTGAGAATGGATTTTGTAATAATTCATTGAAGTGAAGCACCGCTTAGTTAAATTTCAACTTTCTTTTATAGTAGAAGACAAAACTAATCGCTATTACAATAATTGCAGTTCCCCCTATAGTATAAACCCCATCCCAATCATGAGACTTTCCAAATAACACCCATACTTGATAAGGTATAAAAAGTAATGCAACAATGGTTGGAATTCCACATAGAAGTAAAGTAATATTTTGTTTAATTTCTAATGTAGTTGTTTTACTTTTTCTTTTTTCAATCATTGTCATCTGTCTTAATGAAAATAATAAAACAAATATAGCTGTGATTAGCAAAATATAATTCATTATAAAGACCTCCTCATATCATTTAATTTACCACAAAAATCCATCGGCTTGTTAAAACAATTCAACCGCTTACGATGTGCGCTGACATTGTTAAATACTAGAGCACCTGTTACTTGAATAAAGATTGTACATTCTAATCGTCAAAAGTACTATTATAAGGCTCTGCATACAAATCAATATCAAAATTCGCTTTTATCTTTTTGATCTTTTCACATAAATCCCATAAGTTATCAACAATCCTGATTTCAACACTTCTTTTTTATTAGTTCCCTAAATAAATCTTCTATCACTACCCTCAAACAATTCATTTATGCCAATTCTTTACCAGAAATTCTTCAACAAATTTCTCTATATCTCTGTGATCCATTGAGCGAAGAATTAGACTATCAATATATAATAATTCATTTACAAACTTCTCCGTTTAGCGACACAAGGGCTTATTCTTTATATTGCTCCCATATATAATTACCTGTTTTCGTTTCAATGTCAGAAAGTTCTTTATACCACAGCACTTCATCTTCACCTTCTAAATCTAATATAACCTGTTCTAAAACTGTTCGAATAAACGTAATGTTTTTATTAATTTCTTCCTTAAAAACCTGGTAATCTTTTCCTTCAACTAGATTTTTTTCTAACTCCCGATACTGTCTTATTATATTTTTTATCTGTTCATCGATAATTTGAACATTTGCACTCATACCCCTATAGCCATTTGCGATTTCATTTAAATTACCAATATATCTTTCTAAAAGAACATCGCCATTTTCTTCCTTTTGTAACGTTTCAATCCAAACATCAACATCACCTTCATTTAAATAAAAAAGTGTCAATGAGACAGTATCTTGGTAGGCTGCACCTTTGCTTACTTTGAAATTATTATTTTCTTTATAGAGGTTAAAATTAAAGTACATTGATAAAGCCAAGACAATAACAATCCCATAAACAGTTATCTTTTGTTTTTTCACCTTATTTCTCTCCATTCGTCCTCCTAGGAAAATACTACATTAAAATTGAAAATAGCTTGTTCCACATTACTGCCTATAAAGACAGAGGCGACTGTTCTTGCTCAGCATTCGCACTCCGTTTATACAATAGTTGTAGCATCGTTAATCGCATTTTCTTTCTTCGTTTGGTTATAAGAGTTATCATCAAGCCAGTTAATCCCGCAACAAAGAAAGGTGGGGTACTCCAAGCTAGATAACCCTATTGTCCTGTAAACAATGATATGATTGGCTTAATTTAATTATAGTTGTTTAAGCATTCTGCTCTGTTTCTTAAATAACCGTTGTTATAATTTCAACATTAATTTCCTTTTTTTGTAGTACCAAAAATGCGTTCCTACTTTATTGCAGAAACGCACGCATTACTTGAAAAACAAAACATCAATTTTCTTTTTTCACGAAATGCAGAAACCACCTTATAATTCCAATCACTAGAATGAGAATCCCATTAGCCAATGTTATAAATCCTAAAAATGCTCCAGCAAAGCCTGCGCCTTCTCCTGTTCCTCCAGCACTGAAATGAAGAAATGCAGCGCCACTTGCAAAACCAATAATTGGAGCCAGTACCATCATAATAATGCCTGATACCATAAGATTTAATTTTCCCTTTAAAAACAACACGATGAAAACAATATTAAGCGATATTAAAATTAAGCTAAATAATGCCACTATTAAATCTTCCATACATGCCCCCTTTATCAGTTAAATTTTACCACATAGAACAACAAATATATATATAATAAACATGCATCAGTATTTGCTAATCCGTACGCTTGAGAAAAAAGTACCTTCTCTTTGTTACCTATTAACACCGCTCCTGAAAACCTACCCCGTTTTGCTAGATTTATCACTTGCTGCTTCACCTGACTAATTAGTTCATGGTTATTTTTTCTTAATACATTCAATAAATCTCCTCATTTCTTCTTTTCTTTCCATATTATTAATTCTATAATACCAATGAAAACCCCCTTGAATTATTAGGAGGATTTTCACACACTATAATCTCTTAAATCTATTACCTTGCTAATTCAACAAAAGAAAGGTGATAAACTTTGTTTAGCTATAGCATTCGTTTATTTAAAGGGTAACCTTTCACAAACCTTCGTTCTTTAAGGCAGGTCTCATTAATTGCCCAGACTAGACCAATACTCTAATTTAAATCTATTCTTTTAGATAGCCTTGACTCAATACAGAAATATCACTTTCTTCACTCACATGAAATAACCTCATAATATCTCCTTATATATCGAATTACTCACTTGAGTTCTAGCTAGGGATTTAAATCCCTTTTTGAGCAAATCTGCGCAATAATTGAAAAGCGACAGCTCTTTTTCCGCTGTCGCTCGCCGTTATTCATTATGTAAAATAACTTAATAATCCTCTTAGTAGTAGAAAAGCTCCCGTTAGCCATCCATATAGATTTACACATTAATTGCACATTATATAAATGATGCAACAATAAATAATTATTTTTTGTTTTTTAGCTCTAAAAGTATAGGAGATATATTTAATAAAATCGATATAATCGTCAAAACCCATAACGCTGTTTCCATCGTATGCACTACATCTACTAAAGCAGACCAATCTTCCACCTTTACCCAATTGGACACCATACTGTATTCTGCAACAAGTGTTAGTGCTGTAAATGATAATCCCATTGCCATTGCTAATTTATAATCTTTGCCTGTTCCATACATATAAAGATTTATAATAGTTGCTACTATAGCAATTAGTCCTAATATTAACCACATAACTATACCTCCACTATTTTTTTATCTAAGATAAATATATATTTAAATTTCCTGTTATCTTATTTCGAAATCTGGACTGTTTGTACTTATTAAACTCTTTATGTTCTTCATCTCACTCCAAGCCAAGTCATATTGACATTTATCAATAATCTCTTTTGTTAAAGCATCATCAATTTCCTTTGCATCCTTTCAATTACTTCTCAGTTGGTAATATAACTATGTATAAAAATAAATCGTCTATCCAATCGAAACTATTGCAACCACATATAACCATTATCCACAATACATACGCCATTAGTCGCCCAAAAATCTTTGTTTGTATATGATTCCTTTATTTGAATCTTAACAAAGAACCACGCCTTTCACAATATAAATAAACGAACGGCTCTTGCTTCGCTCATTGATTTCTTTAAAATAAACCACTATAAATGGACAATGGGGATTGAAGATGAACAAGACTTTACCGTTGATGTTGTAAATCATAAATATACATTCCTAGATGTATCCGTAATCAAACTTCGTACAGCCATTCTCATTTTGAATTGAGAATGGTTTTTGTGATGAAAAAAGATGTGAATTTAGTGAAGTGAAGCACCCGGTGAGCAAGATATATGTATTAGTTAGTTTTTAAAGCAAATATAACCTTTATGTTTAATTGTTCTTTAAATACACCCGTTTTTTCGATAGATAATAATTCTTCTTTTAAATGTTTTTCAAAAGCCTCAACATTATCTCCAAGTAATCGCTTAGCACCATAGGAAGTCGAATATATATTGCCAATTATTGATTCTACTGTCCATAATTGCTCGTAAGTAGGTAGTTGATAATCTTCTAAACTAAACTTTGAATTTGCTACAATTTCCTGATGGCTAATAGTTGGGTGTGAATATGTAGTATTTCCTGCTCTTCTTTCATTTCCATACCACTGTTTTACTACTTCCTTAACTTTCATTTGCCAGGGCAAAATCTCTTTATGGGGAGAATAATTGTCAATTATAGCAATTCCGCCTCTATCGGAAACCATTTCGTATAATATTTCCAGTATCTCCTCCCTGTCCATCCAGTGAAATGCCTTTGCAATGGTTACAAATCTAAAGTTTTTATTGGAAACATCCTTATAAGTATCAAGATTTCCATTAAAGAATTCTACATTTTCAACTCTAATTTCTTTGCTAATGCGTGTTGCTTCCTGTATCATTTCAGGCTCAGTATCAATCCCAACTATCCGTTCAAACCAGTCAGTGAACCTGAATGCAAATTGCCCCGTACCACAGCCTAAATCGAGCATATGACCTGAACCGTCCAAAGAAAACTTGCCAATTAAATACCTTATTAAAGAAGCTGGATACATAGGTCTATATTGGGAATAGTACATAGCTGTTCCCTCAAACAAGTTTTTACCGTAATTTATCATTAACGAATCCACCCTACCTATTATTTTCTTTAAATAAAAGGAATCAACTACTTGTTATTTAAATAACCATTGTTTTGATTTTAACAATAGTTGTTTTTTGGATGCACAAAAATACGTTCCATCTTTATTGCAGAAACGCTACCCTTTAGTTTAAGTGAAGACATTCACAATATTTATATTTTAGTTCGAACATTGTTTAATACTTCTGTGTTCACTTTGCCAAATCTTTTTCTGATAATTCCTTTTGAAAGTGTATAAACTTTGTCTGCTCTCACTGCCGATGTAACTTTAAGAGCACCCTCTTCTAAATCTTTTTGTTTTATCACGACGGAATAATCAAGGTTTTTTAATTGTGATGTAATAGCAACAACAAGAATATCATCAGTCATCTGATTATAATCATCATTTGAAATAATGAGAACAGGGCGTTGTTTTCTATTTGACAAGTCACTAAACGGTACTGGAATTAAAACAATGTCACCTTGTTTATGAATCATTCCAAACCTCATCATCTATATCATTATCCCAAAAATCAATGCTACTTTCGCTCGCTTTTGTTAAATCTTCTGATAAACTTTTCTCTTTTTTTGTCTTTAAATATTCAGCAAAGTCTAATATTTTATCGACTTCTTTCTCTGGAATTTCATCAATAATTTTTAGTAATCGTTCCTTAGCATTATTCATGATGTTCATCACCTCTTCCATGAATATTTTATCTAATTATACCATTATCAAACACTTCAAACCATTGGTGTAAGTAAAGCCACCCATTAGCTCAATAACTGATTGCTAACATTTTTAATCCATTTACCTTTATCGTCTGCCAGTAAAGTGTTCCAACCTAAGTTCCGTGCTTCAATCAAATTTTTCTTTTGGTCGTCAACGAATAATACATTTTCATTTCCGTTTAAATGGAATTTACTTTTAAGTATATATCAACTTGTGGTTTACAAAATCCTACTTCACCAGAAATAGTTATACTTTTTATGTATCCTTCAACGGATGTGATTAAATGTTTCACCCATTCAATACGATGATTACTTAACAAGTGAATATTAGCATACTTACTCCATAAAGGGATTTCCTCAAGAGCAGGCAAAGGTTTAATCACTGTTAGTAATTTCGTTACAGCATACTCTTTATCTATGGTTGGGAACCTCTCTATCAACTTATCCCAAAATTCTTCATCTGTAATTTTTCCTGTCCATAATTGTTCTCGGACTTCCTTTCTAAACTTGATAAGGTCATCATATGTAACTTCAAATCTTAAAGATAAACCCTCCCAAAATATCGGGGAAAAGTTAGTTGCAATCACTCCTGCAATATCTAAAACTAA
It contains:
- a CDS encoding VanW family protein produces the protein MAQTKRNNTLKKVYVLFLIQAIVLVGISVSVAPLLGSAQASIPEGSTIGGIQVGGLSEDEAIEKLQAEIKEWSEGEALIIETSTGGFYEFQRDHFHFQPKTSIQIMKDETKTSWFQFSKQVEPVHIPLEVQMKNIDEVTIHWSSTIKKEETIQQILSQAIQLEENAVQAVYHEGMAEEQVTIATFSIEDIAQGTLSSAANVIANLDGYVIEGQSTFSFLKASDANADTIISSEAISIVASGVYALAIQSNLEINERHQMEEIPDFIQPGLEAEVKKREKDLVIHNSEEVSFTIHIEREDDKLHFSLLSYSPTFFYSFEMENETEIEPRTIYRYDSGLRPNEERLEKNGKAGLRVDVYRVMKNQSGGQVDKVRLAQNFYRPTPKIVAISPKVLEVTVPTSQELEQENETDSDSDDQTGRDDSEKEEDDDEFPLKGEEVITDYK
- a CDS encoding type II secretion system protein, which gives rise to MIKKLLTKQETGFTLLEVVAALTIVTIILIPLIGYFAQASFATKENQSRTVASYAARNALVYVEKLPFSDSNPESITHFLADKTTLSANDCSELSLFFSDITEGECENIFQPTLNNVPYYVNITFTEEESSLDPYLIPLKIEVYRHADLGGKAIATISGHIIHEDLRYK
- a CDS encoding prepilin-type N-terminal cleavage/methylation domain-containing protein, which encodes MRRLVDILSMKTYVINNERGLTLIELLAGLVVSTVILGLIYGVTLMGMNQFNLTSKELQYRSEADYLIKMVLNEMYEFSPDRVTDDDNTLILAKEKAISIADDGIIEEKEAELEEKSIRLEAGQLYVGDTPLLTGNVRLEEGSSLTVTCNEESCESGIIDIVFILSDPNAQYEITPLKVESSFGF
- a CDS encoding helix-turn-helix domain-containing protein, which translates into the protein MLVDYIWLALGIAIAGYLIGDGLKNFKNPNSKNILESLDESGDHELIKENEVHHFIGISKEDAKDLIREHPNIPHIIINNKVYYPKAKLREWLLKIGS
- a CDS encoding inner-membrane translocator, translated to MEDLIVALFSLILISLNIVFIVLFLKGKLNLMVSGIIMMVLAPIIGFASGAAFLHFSAGGTGEGAGFAGAFLGFITLANGILILVIGIIRWFLHFVKKEN
- a CDS encoding class I SAM-dependent methyltransferase, producing MINYGKNLFEGTAMYYSQYRPMYPASLIRYLIGKFSLDGSGHMLDLGCGTGQFAFRFTDWFERIVGIDTEPEMIQEATRISKEIRVENVEFFNGNLDTYKDVSNKNFRFVTIAKAFHWMDREEILEILYEMVSDRGGIAIIDNYSPHKEILPWQMKVKEVVKQWYGNERRAGNTTYSHPTISHQEIVANSKFSLEDYQLPTYEQLWTVESIIGNIYSTSYGAKRLLGDNVEAFEKHLKEELLSIEKTGVFKEQLNIKVIFALKTN
- a CDS encoding type II toxin-antitoxin system PemK/MazF family toxin, yielding MIHKQGDIVLIPVPFSDLSNRKQRPVLIISNDDYNQMTDDILVVAITSQLKNLDYSVVIKQKDLEEGALKVTSAVRADKVYTLSKGIIRKRFGKVNTEVLNNVRTKI
- a CDS encoding DUF2281 domain-containing protein encodes the protein MNNAKERLLKIIDEIPEKEVDKILDFAEYLKTKKEKSLSEDLTKASESSIDFWDNDIDDEVWNDS